In Flavobacterium sp. GSB-24, the genomic window TAAAGATACTAAATCGAATCCTAATTCAACCTTTTCTGCATCGGTTAACATGGGTAGCAGTAAGTACTTTAAACAATCGATTAACCAGGCGAATATTGGATCGAATTTGAACAACACATTAAGTTCGTCGATATCTTACAATAAAACTTTTAACACTATTCCCGGTTCTCGTATTTCGTTGTCTGCAACGCATCAGCAAAATACGCAAACAGAAGACATTATCATGACTCTTCCTTCCTTACAGGGAAGTATTGACCGTGTATACCCTTTTGTTGGAAAAGACGGCGTTAAAAAGGGCTTAATTAAAAACATTAACTTACAATACAGTGTAAGCGGTAAAAACTACTTTAAAACAAAAGATTCTTTGTTTTTTAAGCCGCAGATGTTTAACGATGCTCAGTTAGGAATGCAGCATACCATTCCGCTTAGTACCAACTTTAAAATTTTTAAATATTTTAGTGCGGGAGCTTCAACGACTTATCAAGAAACGTGGGTTAATAAAACCGTATCCAAAAATTACGATTCGGCTGAAGGAAAGGCAGTTAATACAACTGTAAATGGTTTTGACTCTTTTAGAACTTATAATTTCAGTACCAATTTAGGAACTACTATTTACGGAACTTTCAATTTTGGCGATGACAAAAGAATTCAATCGATTCGACACGTAATGCGTCCGAGCATTACTTATGCTTACACACCAAGTTTTGAACGTTATTACGACACATATGCGGTTGATGCTACCGGAAGAATTACTTCTGAATATACAAGATTTGAAAACGGTCTTTTTGGACAGCCTGGAAAAGACAATTCAAATATAGTTGGTTTTGCTTTGAGTAATACTTTTGAAGCCAAAGTAAGAGACCGAGACAGCACAAAAACAGAACCTAAAAAAATAATGCTGCTAAACAATTTAAACTTTAGCACAAGTTATAATTTTGATGCTGACGGAAAAACTACTTTCGGCTGGCAGCCTGTTTTAGTAAGCGGTGGAACACAGTTTTTTGACAATAAAATGAACATGAATTTTGGCGCAACACTTGATCCGTATGCACTGGACAGTGGTAACCAAAAAATCGACAAGTTCAATATTGACAATGGCGGAAGTTTATTTAGACTTACAAGTGCCAATTTAACGGTTAATTATTCATTTTCGAACAAAGGAACCGGCAAAGAAAAAAATACTCAGAGTCAGCGGAATGGAGGACGAAGTGATGACTTATTTGGTACGAATACAGATTTAAATGACAGCAGAAACAGTCAGTTTGCTAATGAACCTGAAAAAGAGGATGTAATTACGGAATTCTTTAATTCGAAAATTCCATGGGATATGACTTTAGCCTACTCATTAACGTATTCAAATACCAACAGGCAAAATGAAATTTCAGGAAACTCTATTATGATTTCGATTAACACAGATATTACGCCAAAATGGAAAGGCGGGGTTTCTACTGGTTACGATTTCGTACAAAAAGGGGTTACTTTTACGCAATTCCGTTTTGAAAGAGATTTATTAAGCTGGAGAATGGCATTTAACTGGCAGCCTCTTGGAACAAACTCTAACTGGAATTTCTTCATCGGAATTAAATCTGGTATGCTTAGTGATATTAAATGGAACAAACGAAGCGTTTCTAATAGATAAACTACTTTCGAATCAAAATAATTTTATTATGAAAAAGATCATCTTTACCGAGAAAGCTCCGGCTCCAATCGGACCTTATAATCAAGCCGTTTTATCTGGAAACACGCTTTATGCTTCTGGGCAGATTGCAATCAATCCTGAATCAGGAGAATTGATTACAGCTAACATTAATGACGAAACCAATCAGGTTATGCAGAACATTGCAGCTATTTTGGAGGCAGCAGGTATGACTTTTGAAAATGTAGTGAAGTCTACTATTTTCATTATGGACATGAATAACTTTGGCGCTATTAACACCGTTTACGGTTCTTATTTTAACGAAAAAACCGCTCCAGCTCGTGAAACGGTTCAAGTGGCTTGTCTGCCAAAAAATGTAAATGTTGAGATTTCTATAATTGCTGTGCAATAGCATCTAATAATAATTGTGCCGTTGCTTCATTTGTTGCCAGCGGCACATTATGTACATCGCAAACACGAATCAACATATTGATATCTGCTTCGTGTGGATGACTTGACAAAGGATCTTTAAAAAAGAAAACCATCTGCGTTATTCCTTCCGCTACTCTTCCCGCAATCTGCGCATCTCCGCCCAGCGGACCAGAAAGCATTCTCTGTGTTTTAAAACCAGCAGCTTCGGCTTTTCCTCCCGTAGTTCCTGTACCAATCAGCCTTATCTTTTCATTATGCAAAACAGCTTCATTTTTGATTAAAAAATCAATTAAATCAGCTTTTTTTCCATCATGAGCAATAATGGCAATCTCCATAAAACCAGAACTATTGATTAGCAACATGGTACGCAATTAATCCATCAATAGGTCTTCTTAAAACATTCCCTAATTGTAGTTCATATTTATTGAATGTTTCTTGTAATTCATCTTTCAAATAAAATGCAATAGAACCTACAAAATGAACTGGAACTTCTTTACAGTTATCGAATTGTTTAATGTAATTCTTAACGAAAGATTTCATTCCTTTAAAGATAATTTTTCTGCAGAACTCAGTGTCTTTGTGCTTAATTAAAAACTTCGCATAGGTTGCTAAGTAAGCATTTGGATTTGGTTCTTTATATAATTTATTTTTAATAAAATCTGGATCAACGTCGTACTCTTTTTCAAGTTCAACAGCCAATTCTTTAGGCATTTTATTAAAATAGTATTTTCTAATTAATTCTTTTCCGAAAACATTTCCGCTGCAATCATCCATAACAATGTATCCTAATGATTGTACTTTTTGATGCAATACTTTACCATCAAAATAGCTGCAGTTAGATCCTGTTCCTAAAATAGAAACGATTGCTTCTTGTCCTTTTGGAGTTGTTGCATAAACGGCTGCGTAAGTATCTTCCTGAACATCAACAATAGCGTTAACAAAATACTCTTGGAAAATTTGTGATAGTGCTGTTTTCATTCTATCAGTACCACATCCGGCACCGTAAAAGAATAAATGAGTAGCATTTTTTTTGTTTTGTAAAATATCA contains:
- a CDS encoding putative LPS assembly protein LptD, translating into MTCQKTSHNFTKIAFKPLHTNLFNIVLISFFLTIGCGNLYSQEIKNKKKPLPAVKQTDKEAPAITDTIKLDTVKPKKTFLDGKVRYKAKDYAKIDQKKKLITLYNEAELYYKDVELKSGIIVLNYEKDEVYAGRIKDSAGVLTQYPNFKQGGSEVQPDSIRFNFKTKKALIYNSRTEQGEFKIKAAVTKKENDSVYFLKGARFTTSTDVDNPEYYFQTNKVKFIPGKKVITGLTNMVIADVPTPLALPFAYFPMSQEKSVSGIIIPSYNDSNTRGFSLQNMGYYFALSDNYDLTVLGDYYTNGSYAMRFESSYAKRYKYRGNINVRFENLISSERGYPDYSKQGIYNIQWSHSKDTKSNPNSTFSASVNMGSSKYFKQSINQANIGSNLNNTLSSSISYNKTFNTIPGSRISLSATHQQNTQTEDIIMTLPSLQGSIDRVYPFVGKDGVKKGLIKNINLQYSVSGKNYFKTKDSLFFKPQMFNDAQLGMQHTIPLSTNFKIFKYFSAGASTTYQETWVNKTVSKNYDSAEGKAVNTTVNGFDSFRTYNFSTNLGTTIYGTFNFGDDKRIQSIRHVMRPSITYAYTPSFERYYDTYAVDATGRITSEYTRFENGLFGQPGKDNSNIVGFALSNTFEAKVRDRDSTKTEPKKIMLLNNLNFSTSYNFDADGKTTFGWQPVLVSGGTQFFDNKMNMNFGATLDPYALDSGNQKIDKFNIDNGGSLFRLTSANLTVNYSFSNKGTGKEKNTQSQRNGGRSDDLFGTNTDLNDSRNSQFANEPEKEDVITEFFNSKIPWDMTLAYSLTYSNTNRQNEISGNSIMISINTDITPKWKGGVSTGYDFVQKGVTFTQFRFERDLLSWRMAFNWQPLGTNSNWNFFIGIKSGMLSDIKWNKRSVSNR
- a CDS encoding RidA family protein, yielding MKKIIFTEKAPAPIGPYNQAVLSGNTLYASGQIAINPESGELITANINDETNQVMQNIAAILEAAGMTFENVVKSTIFIMDMNNFGAINTVYGSYFNEKTAPARETVQVACLPKNVNVEISIIAVQ
- a CDS encoding methylglyoxal synthase, whose translation is MEIAIIAHDGKKADLIDFLIKNEAVLHNEKIRLIGTGTTGGKAEAAGFKTQRMLSGPLGGDAQIAGRVAEGITQMVFFFKDPLSSHPHEADINMLIRVCDVHNVPLATNEATAQLLLDAIAQQL
- a CDS encoding N-acetylglucosamine kinase, with translation MKLIVDSGSTKADWIAIDDNGKVLFTTQTLGLNPEILDGPEIIERLNDRFDILQNKKNATHLFFYGAGCGTDRMKTALSQIFQEYFVNAIVDVQEDTYAAVYATTPKGQEAIVSILGTGSNCSYFDGKVLHQKVQSLGYIVMDDCSGNVFGKELIRKYYFNKMPKELAVELEKEYDVDPDFIKNKLYKEPNPNAYLATYAKFLIKHKDTEFCRKIIFKGMKSFVKNYIKQFDNCKEVPVHFVGSIAFYLKDELQETFNKYELQLGNVLRRPIDGLIAYHVANQ